The nucleotide window GCAACATCCTGACCCTGTGAATCAACCACCCGGACTTCGTCGTGTTCGCACATGGGCTTGCCCTGGGTGCCAAGCACTTTTTCAGCGCCGTCATCAAGGCGGGTGTAGTTCACCAGGCCTTCTGCCATACCAAATACCTGTTGCAATTCACATCCGAGTTCGGCCCGCACCCTGCGTGCAATACTGTGCGGAAAGCTGGCACCGCCAACCTGTAGCAACCGCAAAGAGCTTAGCTGGCTACGGCGATGCTCTGCTGCCTGCAGCCAAATAGAAACAGCCGCAGGCACCAATGCCGTCATCGTAATTTGATGTTGTTCTATTAACGAAAAACAGATTGGCGCCTCCGGGCCGGGTGCCAACACAACCGTGCCTCCGCAATAGAACACACCCAACGCGCCGGGTGAGCTAAGCGGAAAATTATGTGCTGCTGGTAAGGCACATAAGAAACGGGTTTGCGCCGAAAGCCGGCAGAGTTCGGCACTGCGACGAACACTGTAGTAATAGTCGTTGTGCGTGCGCGGAATTAATTTGGGTGTACCCGTACTACCACCGGATAACTGAAAAAAGGCCACCTGGTCAGCGTAGGTGTGCGCCTCTTCAGACAGGCATTGTTCCTGTAGCATGGCATCCAGGTTTTCCGCAAAGTCCGATTGCCCACACATCACCACCGTATCAAGCTGATGGTTTTCAGATTGAAGTTCAGAGAAAAAACGCGCATCACTAAAAAGGCAGTGAGCGGAATCGCCGATTAGCAACTTCGGTTTGAGCTGTTTCGCATAGGCCCTCAACTCAAGGCGCTGGTGACTGTACAACGCGTTAACCGCCGTTATCCCGATTTTCAATAGCGCAAAAAAAACGATATAGAACTCGGCAATATTGGGCAACTGCACCAAGGCGGTATCGCCGGGCTGTAATCCACGCTGCTTCAGAGCCTGTGCTAACTGACCGGACAAAACATCAAGCTGACGGTAGGTAAATTTCCGCTCAAGACAAATCAGCGCAACCGCATCCGGCCTTGCTGCAACCTGCTGCGTCAGGATGTCGGTGAGCGGCACATCAGCCCAGTATCCCAAAGCGCGATACCGGTCGGCCAATTCCTTTGGCCAGGGAGTATGACTCAGATCCATTACGCTTCTGCCTCCTGTGTAATATCCAAAGCCCGCAACATGGTTTGCAGTTTGGCCTGGGTTTCGCGCCACTCGGATTCCGGGCAGGATTCTTCCACAATTCCGGCTCCGGCAAACAACGAAATCGTGCTGTCTTTCACCGTTCCGCAACGGATGGTGACTACCCACTCACCATTGCCCTGATCATCACACCAGCCCACCATTCCGGTGAACAATCCCCTTTCAAACGGTTCAACCAGATTAATTAACTTACGCGCTAGCGAGGTGGGATAACCACATACTGCCGGTGTCGGATGGACGCTGCAGGCAAGCTGCAACGCAGTGGTCTCTGCCGACGCCAACTGCCCTTGAATGAAGGTGGACAAATGCCACATCGCAGGCGTACTGAGCAACGACGGCCGTACCGGCACATCAAGTTCCAGACAATACGGCAATAGCGCCCGTTGAATTTCGTCGATCACTAACCGGTGCTCATGAGCATCCTTACCAGAGCACATCAATAACTCACTGGCTAAGCGATCATCCAGCGGGTCCGCTTGTCGCTTCGCTGAGCCTGCCAGCGGATTTGAAAATAGCTGTTCACCGGCTTTGCGGATTAACAACTCCGGGCTCGCACCAATTAATTCAGAACCGTCATTCAAGGGCAGACGAAAATTAAAACCCGCCGGGTTTTGCGCCACCAGTAAATCAAAAATACGTTCGACATCCACCTGACTGGTCAATTCAAGCTCCAGCACCCGGGACAACACGGCTTTGCGAATATCACTCAATTGAAAATTGGCAATGGCCTGTTTAACACCTTGCTTAAAGCGGCCTTCTTCCGGAATACTGCGCTGACTTTTTATCTGTAACCGTGGATGTATCGCATCATCCGTGGCCGCCGCTGCTGAACGCTCGAAGTATTCGTACTGCCTGGGCACGAACAAACAGGAGGGCTGCGTTACGTCGAAAGGAATGGCGCCGATGATAACCGGCTTTTCGATTCCGGATTGTTTGGCACGCTGCAGGGTGTTATTTACCGAGGTCTGAAATACACCACCCGATAAATGCCCGTCTACTGCGGGGGTTGTGATTTTGTCGAAAATGCCGCTGGCCCTGATACTCTGATGGGTCGACATAAATATAAAATCAGACGGCCGCCGGGGGTCAACCGAAGGACTTGCTTGATAGGGGTCGCATAACACGTTGTTTCCGGCGTTCATTCGAGCACCTCCCTTTGCAAATCTAAATGATAACGATTATTATTTGCTGGAAAGATAGAACTTAATATAACAAGAGTCAAATGAATTTAGGATGAAACCCAAAATACTTTTTAACTTGATCAGGATGCACTCAACCCCATGAAATTCACTGCCAATCCTTTCGTACGTTTAATCGGTTGTTTGCTGTTAATCACTACTTTATCGGCCTGTGATAACACAACGGAACAAGCGTACACGCCTGATTCAGACGCAAATAAAGCGACAATAAACAGCACCGGACCCCAAGGTGATCACCACGACACAGGCTGGCCCAGAACCATAGGCAGCGCCGATGAAAAAATCACACTGGCTGCGCAACCCAAGCGCATTGTGTCCACCAGCGTTAGCGTGACCGGAGTCCTATTGGCAATCAACGCACCCGTGATCGCTTCCGGCGCCAGCCAACCCAATACGACCGTGACAAACAAAGACGGTTTTTTTACTCAATGGTCTGACATCGCGAACCAGCGCAACGTACAGCCGCTGTATCATGGCGAAGCCGATGCGGAAATCATTGCATCGGTAGCGCCGGACTTGATCATTGTGACAGCTACCGGTGGTGATTCGGCTCTGAAAATTGTGCCCCAACTAAAGCAAATCGCCCCCACCCTGGTGGTAAATTACGATGATAAAAGCTGGCAGCAAGTCGCCGAAATACTGGGCGCGGCGACCGGGCATGAAAAGAACGCCCGGCATGCGATTCAACAATTCTCGGATCAGGTGCAGCAAGTTAAACAATCCATCACGCTGCCCCCGCAACCGGTGACCGCGATCACCTATTACGAAGACGGTTCCGGCGCCAATGTTTGGACTGGACAATCCGCGCAAGGCAAATTACTCACACAACTGGGATTTGAACTGGCCATTATTCCGGAAACGGTGAAAGGAGAATTGAGCCAGGGCATCCGCAAAGACATCGTCCAGGTTTCAGGTGAAAAGTTTGCGGATGCACTACAAGGACAAAGCTTGATGCTATTTTCCGCTGATCAGCGCAGCGTTGAGCAAATCAAAACCAACCCCTTTTTAAATCATCTGCCTCCGGTGCAGCAAAACCAACTTTACGCACTGGGGCTGGACACATTCCGCCTGGATTATTACAGCGCCAGCCATTTGTTAACGCGCCTGGAAAAACAATTCAGCCAACTTCAATAAATCCATTGCCTAGCTCACAGCCTCCGCCACGGGGCTGCTCTCCGTTGCCGGGCCTGACTCTGAATCGGAATGCTGACCCGGTTGAAACGGCTCCTGTTGCAATCGCCGAAGCGAACCAAAGCCAATACTGAACAGCACCCCCAAGGCAGCAGCCCCCACTCCGAAAGAAAAGACCGCCACTAAAGGCGTTAACAAACGCGCCAGCACACCAATACCCATGGCGCCCGCCGCATCACCTGTCACGTCTTGAGCATTCCACAAGCTATTCACGCGGCCCAGCAAGCGATCCGGTGTATGCCCCTGAACCAGTGTGAATTGCAGCAACGAGGCAATCGAACCGAAATAACCGATCACCACCAGCGCGGCCAAACCAGCGTATAAATGATGAATCATACCCAGTGAGGCAACCGCCAAAGCTGACACAATCACACTCCCCATCATCATTAAACCCGGACGCCGCAATCCGCCGACCCAGCCGCTGGTAAACGCTCCGACCATGGCCCCCAAAGGCACGGCCGAAAACATTAATCCCACTTCAAACGCACCGCCACCGTAGCCCTCTTCCGCCAGGGACGGAAACAGTACACGGATGGCAGCCAGTAGCGCTTGCAAAGTTCCGATCACAATGACCGCGCCCACCACTTTATTCTGAAACAAAAATTGAAAGCCTTCCGCCAGGGAACGCAGCGGATGATCCGGTTCACCCCCCTGAGGATTCAGTTGCGGCAATCGCACCAGCGGTATCAAGGTTGCGACCGTGCCGATGCCGGCCAACAGGTAATTCCAACTCACGCCCTGCGCAGCGATGATAACGCCGCCTATAGCCGGTGCCACCACCGCACCAAAGCGCACGGTCAACATGCTGAGCGCGCCCGCTGCAGGTAAATTTTCACGGCCAACAATAGTGGGGATCGCTGCCATCAACGCAGTGATCCCCATGGCGCCAAAGAAACCGTCCCATACAGAAACGATATACAGCGCCAACACCGATGGCTCGGAAATAAAACTATTCAGGGCCAGCACCAAAAACCCGGCACCACATAAAAAGCGGGCCAATAAAATCAATTTGCGACGATCAAAGCGATCCGCCAGCACCCCCCCGCACATCAAACCGACAAACATGCCGACCCCGTCCATTGCCATGGCGATACCCACTTGCACGGTGGAGCCGGTGAGCTCGTGAATCTGGACCGGAACGGCCACCAATAATATACCCAACGCGAAAACGGACATCATTCGCGCAACAAAAATGGCACGAAAATGCCGGTTGGTTTTTAACAGGCCGAAATCGACCACGATAGAAGGCTTACCCATAACAAGAACCACACAATTGAGCCGGAAAAATTATGCTACTATACAAACATATTTCTAAATCACAATCATTATCATTCTCATAAAATGCTTCTGTCAGAACGTTTTTTTATACATGGCCGATCCGCAAGGGTCCGTAAGTCGGCTCAGCAGCCAGCCAATGACCAGAGTCGCCGTCAAAGTGTACTCAGGTTAGTGCTGTGCGCTGTGGTGCTGGTCATTAGCCTGGTCGCCAGTCTCGCTTTGGGGGCAAAATCCATCGAGTGGCCGGTGGTAGTGAACAGCTTATTGGGTAATCTGCACGATGCGGACAGCATTATCGTTCTGCAAAGCCGCCTGCCCCGCACCCTGCTGGGCTTGCTGGTGGGTATCGCCCTCGGCATTTCAGGTTTGCTAATCCAATCCATCAGCGGCAATCCGTTGGCTGAACCCGGCATTCTGGGCGTGAACGCCGGAGCCAGTTTTGCGGTGGTGTTGGGTATCAGCCTGTTCTCCGTACACTCTCCCCTGCTGTATTGGTTTTACGCGTTCAGCGGTGCCATGGTGACGAGCCTTGCGGTGTACGCTATCGGCCGCTTCGGGGTACAGCAAATGGACCCGGTACGATTCATTCTGGTCGGGGTTGCGGTGGGCGCAGTGTTGACCGGATTCAGCTCGGGGCTGACGTTGCTCAACCCCGCGGCCTTCGATCAGTTCCGTTTCTGGAGTGCCGGTTCACTGGATATCCGCGATCTGGACCGGGCATTGCTGGCGCTGCCCGGAGTACTCAGTGGCACCCTGCTTGCATTGTATTTATCCCGCTCACTCAATGCTTTGAGTATGGGCGAGGAATTGGCCGCAACCCTGGGCTCACGTCCGCTACTGACACAATCACTGGCGTTACTGGCGATTGCCTTATTGTGCGGCACCGCCACGGCTGCAGCCGGCCCGATCACGTTCGTGGGGCTGATGATTCCGCATCTGGCACGGCGGATTGTGGGCAACGACCATCTCTTATTGGTGCCCTGCGTGTTATTGACGGCACCGATTTTATTGCTCTGGTCTGATATTGTGGGCCGCGTGATTATTGCCGGTGAATTACGAGTATCCATTGTCACCGCCTTTATCGGCGCTCCCGTTCTGATTTGGCTGGCCCGACGCCAAACCAGCCCCGGGAGGCAATGATGAGTCAATCAATATGGCTAGGCCGTCCCGACGGCTCGTTCAATGTCAAAATAGCCCTGCGCGGGTTTTGGGTTAGCGCTTTTTTGGCGTGCCTGTGCCTGACACTGGCACTGTACGCTCTACAATCGGGCGCCCTCCAATTGAGTCCGCACGCCGTGTGGCAAGCGTTGCTGGGAGACGGCACGGCAAGCAATCGGATGGTGGTCGTGCAATGGCGTTTACCTCGTGTGGTCATGGCGCTGGTACTGGGCGCCGCCCTGGGTATGAGCGGCGCTATATTTCAATCCCTTATTCGCAACCCCCTGGGCAGCCCTGATGTGATCGGATTTAACAGCGGCGCTTATACCGGTGCATTACTTGCCATTGTTTTACTGCAGGCAAACCATCTGCAGATCGCCGGCGGGGCCCTATTGGGCGGTTTGCTCACTGCGGCCATCATTTATTTGCTGGCGTGGAACCGGGGCTTAAACAGTTTTCGTCTAATCATTGTGGGCATCGGTATCAGCGCCATGCTAACCGCCGTTAACACCTGGCTAATGATCAGCGCCAGCTTGGAATCCGCCATCAGCGCTGCCGTTTGGGGTGCCGGTTCCTTAAGTGGCATAACCTGGGGCATGGCTCGCCCCTCGGCCCTGATCTGTGTGTTCGCCTTGCTGGCTGCGTTGGCACTGAGCCGCCGCATGCAGATGTTGGAGATGGGCGATGACAGTGCCAGTGCACTGGGCATCAACGTGGAACGCAGCCGCTTACAACTGATGGTGATCGGCGTCGTTCTTACCGCGGCTGCCACCGCTGTGAGCGGACCTATTTCATTCATTGCATTGGCGGCTCCGCAAATGGCCAAACAATTGTCCCGCAGCCACAGCACCACCTTATTGTGCTCCGCCTGGATGGGCGCCCTGCTGTTACTGGCGGCCGACCTGGTGGCGCAGCACGCTTTTTCACCCCAAAAATTGCCCGTAGGAGTAGTCACCGTCAGTATCGGTGGACTTTACCTGATCTGGCTTTTAATACGACAAATGAGGCCTGACTCGCGATGAGCCGATTACAAGTCAAACGCATGAGCGTAGGGTACGAACACGATCCCATTCTGAAAACGCTGAACATTGATATTCCCGATGGCTCGTTCACCGCCATTATCGGTCCCAATGGCTGCGGTAAAACCACGCTTTTGCGCAGCCTGTGCCGGTTACTGAAACCGGAAACCGGCCAGGTTTGCCTGGACGGAGAAAACATTCATCACTACCCCGCCAAGACCGTTGCCAAGCAACTGGGATTATTGCCGCAAAGTGCGAACGCACCGGAAGGCATCCGGGTAACGGATCTGGTGGCACGGGGCCGCTACCCCCATCAAACCCTGTTTCGTCAATGGAGCGAGGAGGATGCAGTGGCCGTGCAGCTGGCCATGGACGTCACCGGGACCACCCAATTTGCCGACCGTATGGTGGACTCTTTGTCCGGCGGACAACGACAGCGGGTCTGGATTGCCATGGCGCTGGCCCAGCAAACCCCGATCCTGCTGCTGGATGAACCCACTACGTATCTGGACATTGCCCATCAAATTGATCTGATGGAATTATTCCGCATGCTGAATCTGGAATCAGGTCGCACGCTGGTCGCCGTGTTGCACGATCTGAATCACGCCTGCCGTTATGCCACTCACCTGATCGCTATTAAAGACGGCGAGGTGGTGGCACAGGGTAGCCCGCAACGCATTATCACGGCGCAATTAGTCCAACAGGTATTCGGTCTGGATTGCATCGTTATCAACGATCCGGTGAGTCATACGCCCTTGATTATTCCCAAGGGCAGTTTTACTCATTCCCATAAACCGGCATTGGAAAGAAGTTCAACCAACAGTGGCCCGACATTTTCCAACGACTCCGGGGAAACAATGTCCTCGTGATTGCAGTCGAAACGATGAACCTGCAAACCATTCAGAAACGGCTTCCAGGTGGCTAGCACGTCCATCCCATCAGGTAAGGTCCGGGTCGCGCAGAACAGGGTGGCTTGGCCCTCAAAATACGGCGTCTCCGCCTGAGACAACAAACGTACCGAGTC belongs to Ketobacter sp. MCCC 1A13808 and includes:
- a CDS encoding (2,3-dihydroxybenzoyl)adenylate synthase, translating into MDLSHTPWPKELADRYRALGYWADVPLTDILTQQVAARPDAVALICLERKFTYRQLDVLSGQLAQALKQRGLQPGDTALVQLPNIAEFYIVFFALLKIGITAVNALYSHQRLELRAYAKQLKPKLLIGDSAHCLFSDARFFSELQSENHQLDTVVMCGQSDFAENLDAMLQEQCLSEEAHTYADQVAFFQLSGGSTGTPKLIPRTHNDYYYSVRRSAELCRLSAQTRFLCALPAAHNFPLSSPGALGVFYCGGTVVLAPGPEAPICFSLIEQHQITMTALVPAAVSIWLQAAEHRRSQLSSLRLLQVGGASFPHSIARRVRAELGCELQQVFGMAEGLVNYTRLDDGAEKVLGTQGKPMCEHDEVRVVDSQGQDVAPGSTGMLITRGPYTVRGYYRAPHHNRNAFDENGFYFTGDLVQLDDDGYIRVVGRVKDQINRGGEKIAAEEIEALLVQNEFVSQAALIAIPDEIMGEKSCACVVVHGDVRAVTLRKFLREKGIAEYKLPDRFRFLDKLPLTAVGKIDKRTLRLMVDSPIKVLS
- a CDS encoding isochorismate synthase MenF; translation: MNAGNNVLCDPYQASPSVDPRRPSDFIFMSTHQSIRASGIFDKITTPAVDGHLSGGVFQTSVNNTLQRAKQSGIEKPVIIGAIPFDVTQPSCLFVPRQYEYFERSAAAATDDAIHPRLQIKSQRSIPEEGRFKQGVKQAIANFQLSDIRKAVLSRVLELELTSQVDVERIFDLLVAQNPAGFNFRLPLNDGSELIGASPELLIRKAGEQLFSNPLAGSAKRQADPLDDRLASELLMCSGKDAHEHRLVIDEIQRALLPYCLELDVPVRPSLLSTPAMWHLSTFIQGQLASAETTALQLACSVHPTPAVCGYPTSLARKLINLVEPFERGLFTGMVGWCDDQGNGEWVVTIRCGTVKDSTISLFAGAGIVEESCPESEWRETQAKLQTMLRALDITQEAEA
- the fepB gene encoding Fe2+-enterobactin ABC transporter substrate-binding protein, which gives rise to MKFTANPFVRLIGCLLLITTLSACDNTTEQAYTPDSDANKATINSTGPQGDHHDTGWPRTIGSADEKITLAAQPKRIVSTSVSVTGVLLAINAPVIASGASQPNTTVTNKDGFFTQWSDIANQRNVQPLYHGEADAEIIASVAPDLIIVTATGGDSALKIVPQLKQIAPTLVVNYDDKSWQQVAEILGAATGHEKNARHAIQQFSDQVQQVKQSITLPPQPVTAITYYEDGSGANVWTGQSAQGKLLTQLGFELAIIPETVKGELSQGIRKDIVQVSGEKFADALQGQSLMLFSADQRSVEQIKTNPFLNHLPPVQQNQLYALGLDTFRLDYYSASHLLTRLEKQFSQLQ
- the entS gene encoding enterobactin transporter EntS; translation: MGKPSIVVDFGLLKTNRHFRAIFVARMMSVFALGILLVAVPVQIHELTGSTVQVGIAMAMDGVGMFVGLMCGGVLADRFDRRKLILLARFLCGAGFLVLALNSFISEPSVLALYIVSVWDGFFGAMGITALMAAIPTIVGRENLPAAGALSMLTVRFGAVVAPAIGGVIIAAQGVSWNYLLAGIGTVATLIPLVRLPQLNPQGGEPDHPLRSLAEGFQFLFQNKVVGAVIVIGTLQALLAAIRVLFPSLAEEGYGGGAFEVGLMFSAVPLGAMVGAFTSGWVGGLRRPGLMMMGSVIVSALAVASLGMIHHLYAGLAALVVIGYFGSIASLLQFTLVQGHTPDRLLGRVNSLWNAQDVTGDAAGAMGIGVLARLLTPLVAVFSFGVGAAALGVLFSIGFGSLRRLQQEPFQPGQHSDSESGPATESSPVAEAVS
- the fepD gene encoding Fe(3+)-siderophore ABC transporter permease, whose amino-acid sequence is MLLSERFFIHGRSARVRKSAQQPANDQSRRQSVLRLVLCAVVLVISLVASLALGAKSIEWPVVVNSLLGNLHDADSIIVLQSRLPRTLLGLLVGIALGISGLLIQSISGNPLAEPGILGVNAGASFAVVLGISLFSVHSPLLYWFYAFSGAMVTSLAVYAIGRFGVQQMDPVRFILVGVAVGAVLTGFSSGLTLLNPAAFDQFRFWSAGSLDIRDLDRALLALPGVLSGTLLALYLSRSLNALSMGEELAATLGSRPLLTQSLALLAIALLCGTATAAAGPITFVGLMIPHLARRIVGNDHLLLVPCVLLTAPILLLWSDIVGRVIIAGELRVSIVTAFIGAPVLIWLARRQTSPGRQ
- the fepG gene encoding iron-enterobactin ABC transporter permease → MSQSIWLGRPDGSFNVKIALRGFWVSAFLACLCLTLALYALQSGALQLSPHAVWQALLGDGTASNRMVVVQWRLPRVVMALVLGAALGMSGAIFQSLIRNPLGSPDVIGFNSGAYTGALLAIVLLQANHLQIAGGALLGGLLTAAIIYLLAWNRGLNSFRLIIVGIGISAMLTAVNTWLMISASLESAISAAVWGAGSLSGITWGMARPSALICVFALLAALALSRRMQMLEMGDDSASALGINVERSRLQLMVIGVVLTAAATAVSGPISFIALAAPQMAKQLSRSHSTTLLCSAWMGALLLLAADLVAQHAFSPQKLPVGVVTVSIGGLYLIWLLIRQMRPDSR
- a CDS encoding ABC transporter ATP-binding protein, with product MSRLQVKRMSVGYEHDPILKTLNIDIPDGSFTAIIGPNGCGKTTLLRSLCRLLKPETGQVCLDGENIHHYPAKTVAKQLGLLPQSANAPEGIRVTDLVARGRYPHQTLFRQWSEEDAVAVQLAMDVTGTTQFADRMVDSLSGGQRQRVWIAMALAQQTPILLLDEPTTYLDIAHQIDLMELFRMLNLESGRTLVAVLHDLNHACRYATHLIAIKDGEVVAQGSPQRIITAQLVQQVFGLDCIVINDPVSHTPLIIPKGSFTHSHKPALERSSTNSGPTFSNDSGETMSS